From the Serratia nematodiphila DZ0503SBS1 genome, one window contains:
- a CDS encoding LysE family translocator codes for MTELIAVVTITLLAVISPGPDFAMVSRNSLLLSRRAGVLTACGIGAGVLVHVSYTLIGVGVLIQQSPWLFNLLKAIGAAYLIYLGITLLRNAAHHDAAPTTAPAAISDFAALKTGFFTNALNPKTTIFIVSLFMQVVSPHTPLGVQIGYGLFIAAVHIFWFAAVALLFSAPGVNARFLRLRRGIDRTFGGLLIAFGALLAIAGIK; via the coding sequence ATGACTGAACTCATCGCTGTCGTCACCATTACTTTACTCGCCGTGATAAGCCCGGGGCCGGACTTTGCCATGGTCTCGCGCAATAGCCTGTTGCTTTCGCGCCGCGCCGGCGTCTTGACCGCCTGCGGCATTGGCGCCGGGGTGCTGGTCCATGTCAGCTATACGCTGATTGGCGTCGGCGTGTTGATTCAACAGTCGCCCTGGTTGTTTAACCTGCTTAAAGCCATCGGTGCCGCCTACCTGATCTACCTCGGCATTACGCTGCTGCGCAACGCGGCGCATCATGACGCAGCCCCCACAACAGCGCCGGCGGCCATCAGCGATTTCGCCGCCTTGAAAACCGGTTTTTTCACCAACGCGTTAAACCCGAAAACCACCATCTTCATCGTCAGCCTGTTCATGCAGGTGGTTTCTCCGCACACCCCGCTCGGCGTGCAAATCGGCTATGGTCTTTTTATCGCCGCCGTCCATATCTTCTGGTTTGCCGCCGTCGCGCTGCTATTTTCCGCACCGGGCGTCAATGCGCGCTTTTTACGTTTGCGCCGCGGCATCGATCGTACCTTTGGCGGGCTGCTGATCGCCTTTGGCGCCCTGCTGGCGATCGCCGGCATCAAGTAA
- the wrbA gene encoding NAD(P)H:quinone oxidoreductase, which produces MTKLLVLYYSMYGHIERLAQAVAEGANRVDNVDVTVKRVPETMTPEAFAKAGGKQHQQAPVATPQELADYDGIIFGTPTRFGNMAGQMRTFLDQTGGLWASGALYGKVGSVFSSTGTGGGQEQTISSTWTTLAHHGFIIVPIGYATQELFDVSQVRGGTPYGATTIAGADGSRQPSNEELTIARYQGEHVAKITAKLKS; this is translated from the coding sequence ATGACGAAACTGTTGGTGCTTTATTACTCAATGTACGGCCACATCGAACGCCTGGCGCAGGCGGTGGCCGAAGGGGCGAATCGGGTCGATAACGTGGACGTGACGGTCAAACGCGTGCCGGAAACCATGACGCCGGAAGCCTTCGCCAAGGCCGGGGGCAAGCAACACCAGCAGGCGCCGGTCGCCACCCCGCAAGAGCTGGCGGACTATGACGGCATTATTTTCGGCACGCCGACCCGCTTCGGCAATATGGCCGGGCAAATGCGCACCTTCCTCGATCAGACCGGCGGCCTGTGGGCGTCCGGCGCGCTGTACGGCAAGGTAGGCAGCGTCTTCTCCTCCACCGGCACCGGCGGTGGCCAGGAACAGACCATCAGTTCGACCTGGACCACTCTGGCACACCACGGTTTCATCATCGTGCCGATCGGCTATGCGACGCAGGAGCTGTTTGACGTTTCACAGGTGCGCGGCGGCACCCCGTATGGCGCCACCACCATCGCCGGCGCCGACGGTTCGCGGCAGCCGAGCAACGAAGAGCTGACCATTGCCCGTTATCAGGGCGAACACGTGGCCAAAATCACCGCCAAGCTGAAAAGTTAA
- a CDS encoding TrkH family potassium uptake protein codes for MVKTKQILVVIHLCSFLVLLYSLSMIPPLLMGLLYKEKSAFSFFYTLVLAATLGGLGWLGTRQSKVQLRTQDGFLIIVMFWLLFSAISALPLWLDDTLNVRLVDAMFEGVSGITTTGASVLNDVSSVPKSFLYYRSQLNFIGGLGVIVLAVAVLPLLGIGGAKLYQSEMPGPFKEERLTPRLADTSKNLWLIYLGLGLACTVAFRLAGMPWFDALCHGISTVSLGGFSTRNESLGYYDSSAVEMVGGIFSILAAVNFTLYFVAIGRRSVKPLYRNPELRFFLLILSIVVAIVCIELYRSGMYSVKDAFVHGFFLTSSMMTDNGLAIADYIKIPSHTIMLLLAASFFGGCVGSTCGGIKALRFLIMYKQSRLEINQLVHPNAIYTIKVGNAPIQDRVLRSVWSFFFLYVLFTCLFIWLLNLMGYDLVTAFATVAACINNMGLGYGETAAGFGTLNDAAKWLMCAAMLLGRLEIYPMLILCSRAFWRF; via the coding sequence ATGGTCAAAACCAAACAAATACTGGTCGTTATTCATCTTTGCAGCTTTTTAGTCCTTCTTTACAGCCTTTCAATGATCCCGCCCCTGCTGATGGGCCTGCTGTATAAAGAAAAAAGCGCCTTCTCGTTTTTCTATACTCTGGTGCTCGCCGCCACGCTCGGCGGATTAGGCTGGCTCGGCACCCGGCAGTCAAAAGTGCAGTTGCGCACCCAGGACGGCTTTCTGATTATCGTGATGTTCTGGCTGTTGTTTTCCGCGATCAGCGCCCTGCCGCTGTGGCTGGATGACACGCTGAACGTCCGGCTGGTTGACGCGATGTTTGAAGGTGTCTCCGGCATCACCACCACCGGCGCCTCGGTGCTGAACGACGTTTCCAGCGTGCCCAAATCATTCCTCTACTATCGTTCGCAGCTTAATTTTATCGGCGGTCTGGGGGTTATCGTGTTGGCGGTGGCCGTGCTACCGCTGCTGGGCATCGGCGGCGCCAAACTTTATCAGTCGGAAATGCCCGGCCCATTCAAAGAAGAACGGCTGACGCCACGCTTGGCCGATACGTCGAAAAATCTGTGGTTGATTTACCTTGGACTGGGGTTGGCCTGCACCGTCGCCTTTCGCCTGGCGGGCATGCCGTGGTTCGATGCGTTGTGCCACGGCATCTCTACCGTCTCACTCGGCGGATTTTCCACCCGCAATGAAAGTCTGGGATACTACGACAGCTCAGCGGTGGAAATGGTCGGCGGCATTTTCTCTATTCTGGCGGCGGTGAACTTCACGCTCTATTTCGTCGCCATCGGCCGCCGCAGCGTGAAACCGCTGTACCGTAACCCAGAGCTGCGCTTTTTCCTGTTGATTCTGTCCATCGTCGTCGCGATCGTGTGTATCGAGCTTTACCGTTCGGGCATGTACAGCGTCAAAGACGCCTTCGTACATGGCTTTTTCCTCACCAGTTCTATGATGACCGACAACGGCCTGGCGATCGCCGATTACATCAAGATCCCGTCCCATACCATCATGCTGCTGCTGGCGGCGAGTTTCTTCGGCGGCTGCGTCGGCTCTACCTGCGGCGGCATTAAAGCGCTGCGTTTTCTGATCATGTACAAGCAAAGCCGGCTTGAGATCAATCAACTGGTGCATCCCAACGCCATATATACCATCAAGGTCGGTAATGCGCCGATCCAGGATCGGGTGCTGCGCTCCGTTTGGAGCTTTTTCTTTCTCTACGTGCTGTTCACCTGCCTGTTTATCTGGCTGCTGAATCTAATGGGCTATGATCTGGTCACCGCCTTCGCCACCGTCGCCGCCTGCATCAATAATATGGGGCTGGGATACGGGGAAACCGCCGCGGGTTTCGGCACGCTAAATGATGCGGCAAAATGGCTGATGTGCGCCGCCATGCTGCTCGGGCGCCTCGAGATCTACCCGATGTTGATCCTTTGTTCACGCGCATTTTGGCGTTTTTGA
- a CDS encoding DNA/RNA non-specific endonuclease encodes MRFNNKMLALAALLFAAQASADTLESIDNCAVGCPTGGSSNVSIVRHAYTLNNNSTTKFANWVAYHITKDTPASGKTRNWKTDPALNPADTLAPADYTGANAALKVDRGHQAPLASLAGVSDWESLNYLSNITPQKSDLNQGAWARLEDQERKLIDRADISSVYTVTGPLYERDMGKLPGTQKAHTIPSAYWKVIFINNSPAVNHYAAFLFDQNTPKGADFCQFRVTVDEIEKRTGLIIWAGLPDDVQASLKSKPGVLPELMGCKN; translated from the coding sequence ATGCGCTTTAACAACAAGATGTTGGCCTTGGCCGCCCTGCTGTTCGCCGCGCAGGCGTCGGCCGACACGCTCGAATCCATCGACAACTGCGCGGTCGGCTGCCCGACCGGCGGCAGCAGCAACGTGTCTATCGTGCGTCATGCTTATACGTTGAACAACAACAGCACCACCAAGTTCGCCAACTGGGTGGCCTATCACATCACCAAAGACACGCCGGCCAGCGGCAAGACGCGCAACTGGAAAACCGATCCGGCGCTCAACCCGGCGGACACCCTGGCGCCCGCCGATTACACCGGCGCCAACGCCGCGCTGAAGGTCGATCGCGGTCATCAGGCGCCGCTGGCCTCGCTGGCGGGCGTTTCCGACTGGGAATCGTTGAACTACCTGTCCAACATCACGCCGCAAAAGTCCGATCTGAACCAGGGCGCCTGGGCGCGGCTGGAAGATCAGGAACGCAAGCTGATCGATCGCGCCGATATCTCCTCGGTCTATACCGTAACCGGGCCGCTGTATGAGCGCGATATGGGCAAACTGCCGGGCACCCAGAAAGCGCACACCATCCCCAGCGCCTACTGGAAGGTGATTTTCATCAACAACAGCCCGGCAGTGAACCACTATGCCGCTTTCCTGTTCGATCAGAACACGCCGAAGGGCGCCGATTTCTGCCAATTCCGCGTGACGGTGGACGAGATCGAGAAACGCACCGGCCTGATCATCTGGGCCGGTCTGCCGGACGACGTGCAGGCTTCGCTGAAGAGCAAACCCGGCGTTCTGCCGGAGTTGATGGGCTGCAAAAACTGA
- a CDS encoding MexW/MexI family multidrug efflux RND transporter permease subunit, whose protein sequence is MTFTDLFVRRPVLALVVSTLILLFGALALSKLPIRQYPLLENSTITISTDYPGASSELMQGFVTQPIAQAVSSVEGVDYLSSSSVQGRSVVTVRMALNRDSTQALTEVMAKVNQVRYKLPEQAYDPVIERSAGEATAVAYVGFSSKTLSTPALSEYLTRVVEPMFTTIDGVAKVEVFGGQKMAMRLWLDSDRLAGRGLTAADVADAVRRNNYQAAPGKVKGQYVVANVRVNTDLTSVEEFRNLVVRNDGNGLVRLKDVGTVELGAAATETSALMDGEPAVFLGVFPTPTGNPLVIVDGIRHLMPAIDKMQPPGVKMALAFETARFIQASIDEVVHTLLEALAIVVAVIYLCLGSLRTVLIPVVTIPLSILGAAGLMLAFGFSVNLLTLLAMVLAIGLVVDDAIVVVENVHRHIEEGKTPLAAAMIGAREVAGPVIAMTLTLAAVYAPIGLMGGLTGALFREFALTLAGAVVVSGVVALTLSPVMSSLLLPAKQSEGRVAHAAEWFFGGLTRRYARALDFSLHHRWLTGTLALLVMISLPLLYLMPQRELAPTEDQAIVLTAIKAPQQANLNYVERFAYKLDEVYNRMPETESRWIINGSDGTASGIGGINLTLWQARQRSASAVQADLQRAVNDVEGTSIFAFQLPALPGSTGGLPVQMVLRTPQDYPQLYRTLEEVKQNARNSGLFMVVDSDLDYNNPLAEVHIDRAKANSLGIRMSDIGESLAVLVGENYLNRFGMDGRAYDVIPQSLREQRLTPQALARQYVRAQDNTLVPLSTVVSVAVKVEPNKLTQFNQQNAATLQAIPAPGVSMGEAVAFLERQANALPAEFSHDWQGDSRQYTQEGSALAFAFLAALVIIYLVLAAQYESLKDPLIILITVPLSICGALLPLALGYATMNIYTQVGLVTLIGLISKHGILMVEFANELQMHQGLTRRAAILQAAQIRLRPVLMTTGAMVFGLIPLLFASGAGAASRFGLGLVIVSGMLVGTLFTLFVLPTVYTLLARDHAVASPRQRELAAAQKALTE, encoded by the coding sequence ATGACATTTACCGATCTGTTCGTGCGCCGGCCGGTGCTGGCGCTGGTGGTCAGCACCTTGATTCTGCTGTTCGGCGCGCTGGCGCTCAGCAAACTGCCGATCCGCCAATACCCGCTGCTGGAAAACTCTACCATCACCATCAGCACCGACTATCCCGGCGCGTCGTCCGAGCTGATGCAGGGCTTTGTTACGCAGCCGATCGCCCAGGCGGTGTCGTCCGTCGAGGGCGTTGACTACCTTTCTTCCTCCTCGGTGCAGGGGCGCAGCGTGGTGACGGTGCGCATGGCGCTGAACCGCGACTCCACCCAGGCGCTGACCGAAGTGATGGCCAAGGTCAACCAGGTGCGCTATAAGCTGCCGGAGCAGGCTTACGATCCGGTGATTGAGCGCTCAGCCGGTGAAGCCACCGCCGTGGCCTATGTCGGTTTTTCCAGTAAGACGCTGTCCACGCCGGCGCTGAGCGAATACCTGACGCGGGTGGTGGAACCGATGTTCACCACCATCGACGGCGTCGCCAAGGTTGAAGTGTTCGGCGGGCAAAAAATGGCGATGCGCCTGTGGCTGGACAGCGATCGGCTGGCCGGCCGCGGTCTGACCGCTGCCGACGTGGCCGATGCGGTGCGGCGCAACAACTACCAGGCGGCGCCGGGCAAGGTGAAAGGGCAGTATGTGGTTGCCAACGTGCGGGTGAATACCGATCTCACCAGCGTAGAGGAGTTTCGCAATCTGGTGGTGCGCAACGACGGCAACGGTCTGGTGCGCTTGAAAGACGTCGGCACCGTGGAGCTGGGCGCCGCTGCCACGGAAACCAGCGCCTTGATGGATGGCGAACCGGCGGTGTTCCTCGGCGTCTTCCCCACGCCGACCGGCAATCCGCTGGTGATCGTCGACGGCATCCGCCACCTGATGCCGGCGATCGACAAGATGCAGCCGCCGGGCGTGAAGATGGCGCTGGCGTTCGAGACCGCGCGCTTTATTCAGGCCTCGATCGATGAAGTGGTGCATACCCTGCTCGAAGCGCTGGCGATCGTTGTGGCGGTGATCTACCTGTGTCTGGGGTCGCTGCGCACCGTGTTGATCCCGGTGGTGACCATTCCGCTGTCGATACTTGGCGCTGCCGGGCTGATGCTGGCCTTTGGCTTCAGCGTCAATTTGCTGACGCTGCTGGCGATGGTTCTGGCGATCGGTTTGGTGGTGGACGACGCCATCGTGGTGGTGGAAAACGTGCATCGCCATATCGAAGAGGGGAAAACGCCGCTGGCGGCGGCGATGATCGGCGCACGCGAGGTGGCCGGGCCGGTGATCGCCATGACCCTGACGCTGGCCGCGGTCTATGCGCCGATCGGCCTGATGGGCGGGCTGACCGGCGCGCTGTTTCGCGAATTCGCGCTGACGCTGGCCGGGGCGGTGGTGGTGTCCGGCGTGGTGGCGCTGACGCTGTCGCCGGTGATGAGCTCGCTCCTGCTGCCGGCCAAACAGAGCGAAGGGCGCGTGGCGCACGCCGCCGAATGGTTCTTCGGCGGCCTGACGCGGCGCTATGCGCGCGCGCTGGATTTCTCGCTGCACCACCGTTGGCTGACCGGCACGCTAGCGCTGCTGGTGATGATCAGCCTGCCGCTATTGTACCTGATGCCGCAGCGCGAGCTGGCGCCGACCGAGGATCAGGCTATCGTACTGACCGCCATCAAGGCGCCGCAGCAGGCCAACCTGAACTATGTCGAACGCTTTGCCTACAAGCTGGACGAGGTTTACAACCGCATGCCGGAAACCGAAAGCCGCTGGATCATCAACGGCAGCGACGGCACGGCGTCCGGCATCGGCGGCATCAACTTGACGCTGTGGCAGGCGCGCCAGCGCTCGGCGTCGGCGGTGCAGGCCGATCTGCAACGGGCGGTGAACGATGTTGAAGGCACCAGCATTTTCGCCTTCCAGCTGCCCGCCTTGCCAGGCTCCACCGGAGGGCTGCCGGTGCAGATGGTGCTGCGTACGCCGCAGGACTACCCGCAGCTGTACCGCACCCTGGAGGAGGTGAAGCAGAACGCCAGAAACAGCGGCCTGTTTATGGTGGTGGACAGCGATTTGGACTACAACAACCCGCTGGCGGAGGTGCACATCGATCGCGCCAAGGCCAACAGTCTGGGGATACGCATGAGCGACATCGGCGAATCGTTGGCTGTGCTGGTGGGAGAGAACTACCTCAACCGCTTCGGGATGGACGGGCGCGCTTATGACGTTATCCCGCAGAGCCTGCGCGAACAACGGCTGACGCCGCAGGCGCTGGCGCGGCAATATGTTCGCGCCCAGGACAATACGCTGGTGCCGCTCTCCACCGTGGTATCGGTGGCCGTTAAGGTCGAACCGAACAAGCTGACCCAGTTCAACCAGCAGAACGCCGCCACCCTGCAGGCTATTCCCGCGCCCGGCGTTTCGATGGGCGAAGCGGTTGCTTTCCTCGAACGGCAGGCCAATGCGCTGCCGGCCGAATTTAGCCACGACTGGCAGGGGGATTCGCGCCAATACACCCAGGAGGGCAGCGCGCTGGCGTTCGCGTTCCTGGCGGCGCTGGTGATCATTTACCTGGTGCTGGCGGCGCAGTACGAGAGCCTGAAAGATCCGCTGATTATCCTCATCACCGTGCCGCTGTCGATCTGCGGCGCCTTGCTGCCGCTGGCGCTGGGCTACGCCACGATGAATATCTATACCCAGGTCGGTCTGGTGACCCTGATCGGGCTCATCAGCAAGCACGGCATTCTGATGGTGGAGTTCGCCAACGAGCTGCAGATGCATCAGGGGCTGACGCGGCGCGCCGCGATTTTGCAGGCGGCGCAAATTCGTCTGCGGCCGGTGCTGATGACCACCGGGGCGATGGTGTTCGGTTTGATCCCGCTGCTGTTCGCCAGCGGCGCCGGGGCTGCCAGTCGCTTCGGCCTGGGGCTGGTGATCGTCTCCGGCATGCTGGTGGGCACGCTGTTTACCCTGTTTGTGTTGCCGACGGTGTATACGCTGTTGGCGCGCGATCACGCGGTAGCCTCACCCCGTCAGCGTGAGTTGGCCGCCGCGCAAAAGGCGCTGACGGAATAA
- a CDS encoding efflux RND transporter periplasmic adaptor subunit gives MMKRYLIIAALLAALAVAAVAMRSTARQSEGAPAYPPVKVALAPALREQAARSYAGVGELEAASQVEVAAETSGRITRILFESGQTVRQGQLLVQLNDAVEQAELVRLQAQLRNADLLLARMRKLMNLNATARQQLDDALAERDMAFGAVQETQAKIAQKAIRAPFSGVIGIRRVHEGQYLNAAEAVANLVDADTLRVNFSLDEQSSAGLALGQAVSVQVGAYPERAFPAAITAIDPMIGKSRTVQVQATLANRQGLLKAGMYAGIRVTQQQRVAVLTVPETALTYTAYGDTVFLAQQGEKGMTVKRVSVTVGERNDGRVEIVNGLQEGDRVVTSGQLKLSDGMAAEPVAQDALNAAQAGS, from the coding sequence ATGATGAAACGATATCTCATTATTGCCGCGCTGCTGGCGGCGCTCGCCGTCGCTGCGGTAGCGATGCGATCCACCGCACGGCAAAGCGAAGGCGCGCCGGCCTATCCGCCGGTGAAAGTGGCGCTGGCGCCTGCCCTGCGTGAACAGGCGGCGCGCAGTTACGCCGGCGTAGGCGAGCTGGAGGCGGCCAGTCAGGTGGAAGTGGCGGCAGAGACCAGCGGCCGCATTACGCGCATCCTGTTCGAATCCGGCCAAACGGTACGGCAGGGGCAACTGCTGGTGCAGCTCAACGATGCGGTCGAGCAGGCTGAGCTGGTGCGCCTGCAGGCGCAACTGCGCAATGCCGATCTGCTGCTGGCGCGCATGCGCAAGCTGATGAACCTCAACGCCACCGCGCGGCAGCAGTTGGACGATGCGCTGGCCGAACGGGATATGGCGTTCGGGGCGGTGCAGGAAACGCAGGCCAAAATCGCGCAAAAGGCGATCCGCGCGCCGTTCTCCGGCGTCATCGGCATTCGTCGCGTGCATGAAGGGCAATACCTCAACGCCGCCGAGGCGGTGGCCAATCTGGTGGACGCCGATACGCTGCGCGTCAACTTCTCGCTGGACGAACAAAGCAGCGCCGGACTGGCGTTGGGGCAGGCGGTGTCGGTGCAGGTCGGCGCCTATCCCGAGCGCGCTTTCCCCGCCGCCATTACCGCTATCGATCCGATGATCGGCAAATCTCGCACCGTGCAGGTGCAGGCGACGTTGGCCAACCGTCAAGGATTGCTGAAAGCCGGCATGTACGCGGGCATTCGCGTCACGCAGCAGCAGCGCGTGGCGGTGCTGACGGTGCCGGAAACGGCGCTGACCTATACGGCGTACGGCGATACCGTGTTTCTGGCCCAGCAGGGTGAAAAGGGCATGACGGTCAAGCGCGTCTCAGTCACCGTAGGTGAGCGCAACGACGGGCGTGTCGAGATCGTCAACGGCCTGCAGGAAGGCGACCGGGTGGTGACTTCGGGCCAGCTCAAGCTGAGCGACGGCATGGCGGCCGAGCCGGTAGCGCAGGATGCTCTGAACGCCGCCCAGGCCGGTTCCTGA
- a CDS encoding DoxX family protein, with the protein MQRFINTALDSYWLWLLARLCLMVIFISSGLAKLFDIEGSLAEMRAAGLHPAWLFNLASASVLLTGSVLILLNRWVWLGAGMLSAFLILTIAIVHTFWNMSAPNMQISLYFALEHITVIGGLWVTAIASRLRQRLANTREAA; encoded by the coding sequence ATGCAACGCTTTATCAACACCGCTCTGGACAGTTATTGGCTTTGGCTGCTCGCACGTCTGTGCTTGATGGTGATTTTCATCTCGTCGGGGCTCGCCAAGCTGTTCGACATCGAAGGGAGCCTGGCGGAGATGCGCGCCGCCGGTTTGCATCCGGCCTGGCTGTTCAACCTGGCGTCGGCGTCGGTGCTGCTGACAGGTTCGGTATTGATCTTGCTGAACCGCTGGGTGTGGCTGGGCGCCGGTATGCTGTCGGCGTTCCTGATCCTGACTATCGCGATCGTACACACCTTCTGGAATATGTCCGCTCCCAACATGCAGATCTCCCTCTACTTCGCGCTGGAACACATCACGGTGATCGGCGGGCTGTGGGTGACGGCCATCGCCAGCCGTTTGCGTCAACGGCTGGCCAACACGCGTGAGGCTGCATGA
- the soxR gene encoding redox-sensitive transcriptional activator SoxR: MARNEPIDANRLLTVGEVVKRSGVAVSALHFYESKGLIQATRNAGNQRRYPSVVLRYIAVIKIAQRAGLPLEEIRAALSRFPIGSKLTSEQWGVLSSAWRKTLDERIQRLTVLRDHLDSCIGCGCLSLTDCPLRNPNDILGRQGAGAHIFEHPDGQ, encoded by the coding sequence ATGGCAAGAAATGAACCGATTGACGCCAATCGGCTATTGACCGTCGGGGAAGTGGTGAAACGCAGCGGCGTGGCGGTATCCGCACTGCACTTCTACGAGAGTAAAGGGTTGATTCAGGCGACGCGCAACGCCGGCAATCAGCGGCGTTATCCGTCTGTGGTATTACGCTATATCGCGGTGATCAAGATCGCGCAGCGCGCGGGCCTTCCGCTGGAAGAAATCCGCGCCGCACTAAGCCGCTTCCCCATCGGCAGCAAGCTGACCTCAGAACAATGGGGAGTGCTGTCCTCCGCCTGGCGCAAAACGCTGGATGAGCGTATTCAACGGCTAACGGTGCTGCGCGACCATCTCGACAGCTGCATCGGCTGCGGCTGCCTGTCGCTCACCGACTGCCCGCTGCGCAACCCGAACGATATATTGGGCCGGCAAGGGGCCGGCGCGCATATTTTCGAACACCCGGATGGGCAATGA
- a CDS encoding LysR substrate-binding domain-containing protein produces MQDLNDLQLFALVVRHGGFAAAERASGEAKSKLSKRVARLEASYGARLIERSTRSFRVTDIGRDVYRQCEAIIERLEAADAIVARARAEVSGCLRISSPPGLMQYYNSHLLLDFMARYPDVRVQLLIHERHVDLINEKIDVAFRITSHFDQDQSLIKRDLGVRQRILVAGAQLVEKAGGLPQSFEQLASLPTLSMGEWLDRDRWEFEDNAGNQRTFVHVPRMCCGDYSTLHSAAIAGIGVAFLPIHLCANELRTGQLLRLLPQWRAPNSIVHLVFTSGKGLLPPVRAFIDHSVAVFAEANRRLSMMPVA; encoded by the coding sequence ATGCAGGATTTGAACGATCTTCAACTGTTTGCTTTGGTGGTGAGACATGGCGGTTTCGCCGCCGCGGAGCGGGCGAGCGGCGAGGCCAAATCCAAACTCAGCAAACGCGTGGCTCGTCTGGAGGCGAGTTACGGTGCGCGGTTAATCGAGCGTTCGACGCGCAGTTTCCGCGTCACGGATATTGGCCGCGATGTGTATCGGCAGTGTGAGGCGATTATCGAGCGATTGGAGGCGGCCGATGCCATTGTCGCCCGTGCGCGTGCCGAAGTGAGCGGCTGCCTGCGCATCAGTTCACCGCCCGGTTTGATGCAGTATTATAATTCCCATCTGCTGTTGGATTTTATGGCGCGTTATCCGGACGTGCGCGTGCAACTGTTGATCCATGAGCGCCATGTGGATCTGATCAATGAAAAGATCGATGTGGCGTTTCGCATTACGAGCCATTTCGACCAGGATCAATCATTGATTAAACGCGATCTTGGCGTGCGGCAACGCATTTTGGTCGCCGGCGCGCAGCTGGTGGAGAAAGCCGGCGGCTTGCCGCAGTCGTTCGAACAGCTGGCCAGTTTGCCGACGTTGTCGATGGGAGAATGGCTGGATCGCGATCGCTGGGAATTCGAGGACAATGCAGGCAATCAACGTACGTTCGTACATGTACCCCGGATGTGTTGCGGGGATTACAGTACGTTGCATAGTGCGGCGATTGCCGGGATCGGCGTAGCGTTTTTGCCGATCCATTTGTGTGCCAACGAATTGCGGACGGGTCAACTGCTGCGCCTGCTGCCGCAGTGGCGTGCGCCGAACAGCATTGTTCACCTGGTGTTCACCAGCGGCAAAGGCCTGTTGCCGCCGGTGCGGGCATTTATCGATCACAGCGTCGCGGTATTCGCCGAAGCCAATCGCCGCCTTTCCATGATGCCGGTTGCCTAG
- a CDS encoding DUF1471 domain-containing protein has translation MKNVMFKTMLLGAFVFSGATIAATQINSQQADALTPRQVITVSGAANLSDAEKMLADKTDKTGARYYKIIAIVGNNKLHANAMTYQ, from the coding sequence ATGAAGAACGTCATGTTTAAAACGATGCTGCTGGGCGCTTTTGTCTTTTCAGGCGCAACAATCGCGGCAACGCAAATCAATAGTCAACAGGCGGACGCCCTGACGCCGCGCCAAGTGATTACCGTTAGCGGTGCCGCGAATCTGAGCGATGCGGAAAAGATGTTGGCAGACAAAACCGACAAGACCGGTGCCCGTTACTACAAAATCATCGCGATCGTAGGCAATAACAAGCTGCACGCCAACGCAATGACTTATCAATAA